From Labrus bergylta chromosome 22, fLabBer1.1, whole genome shotgun sequence, one genomic window encodes:
- the LOC109991349 gene encoding glyoxal reductase-like, with translation MSSTIPSVLLNTGVQMPLLGLGTYKLAGPEEVYRAVDAALVAGYRSFDSAAVYRNEAELGRALKELLPKHGLTREDVFITSKLGPKDQGERAMQGALHSLSQLDLGYIDLYLIHWPGTQGMDVTDQRNPGNRAQSWATLEELHAQGKLKAIGVSNYTPAHMKELIQSCRTHPAVLQVEFHPQLCQTELRSVCEEYGVCFQAYSSLGKGELTAHHVVMEIAKNCGRTPAQVLLRWAVQQGVPVLPKSSNPDRVKDNARIFDFTLSDSDVDRLSALDCGHKYCWDASQVV, from the exons ATGTCCTCCACGATACCCTCTGTCCTCCTGAACACGGGGGTTCAGATGCCCCTCCTGGGTTTGGGGACCTACAAGTTGGCAGGTCCTGAAGAAGTCTACCGGGCTGTGGATGCAGCACTGGTCGCTGGTTATCGATCCTTCGACAGCGCGGCCGTCTACAGGAATGAAGCTGAATTGGGCCGAGCGCTCAAGGAGCTCCTGCCTAAACATGGCTTAACCAGAGAGGACGTCTTCATCACCAG TAAGCTGGGCCCCAAGGATCAGGGTGAGAGAGCCATGCAAGGCGCCCTTCACAGCCTGTCTCAGCTGGATTTGGGTTACATTGACCTCTACCTGATCCACTGGCCTGGCACACAGGGAATGGATGTGACCGACCAACGCAACCCAG GTAACAGAGCTCAGAGTTGGGCCACGCTGGAGGAGCTGCACGCCCAGGGGAAGCTGAAGGCCATCGGAGTGTCCAACTACACACCAGCACACATGAAAGAACTGATACAGAGCTGCAGAACGCACCCTGCTGTGCTACAG GTAGAGTTTCACCCTCAGCTGTGCCAGACGGAgctgaggagtgtgtgtgaggagtaCGGAGTGTGTTTCCAAGCCTACTCCTCCTTGGGGAAAGGAGAGCTGACTGCTCACCATGTAGTCATGGAGATAGCAAAGAACTGTGGGCGTACACCTGCACAG GTTCTTTTGCGCTGGGCGGTGCAGCAGGGCGTCCCAGTGCTCCCCAAGTCGTCCAATCCGGACAGAGTTAAGGATAATGCCAGGATTTTTGACTTCACACTGAGTGACTCAGACGTGGACAGACTTTCGGCTCTGGACTGTGGGCACAAGTACTGCTGGGATGCATCACAAGTGGTTTGA
- the badb gene encoding BCL2 associated agonist of cell death b isoform X1, translating to MTLTASDVTMAAKFTISDSESGSEEEVKEEENDQSSAVEEPHVPQRHSLTLPELRLAGTGRIRLNSESHAYTVSRDEELQARGEEEAGTPTEGAPFRGRSKSAPPALWAAKKYGRQLRRMSDEFDILLDKGEMKKVRSPGPAKQMHHSKSWWSYLFSHQETEGENNHHENHTHRNE from the exons ATGACACTAACAGCAAGTG ATGTCACGATGGCTGCGAAGTTCACTATTTCAGACAGTGAGTCCGGGTCAGAAGAGGAGgtaaaagaggaagagaacgACCAATCATCAGCTGTGGAAGAGCCGCATGTTCCCCAACGACACAGCTTAACCCTACCAGAGCTCAGACTGGCAG GGACTGGTCGGATCAGGTTGAACTCAGAGTCCCACGCTTACACCGTCTCCAGGGACGAAGAGCTCCAGGCCAGGGGGGAAGAAGAGGCTGGCACCCCCACGGAAGGAGCGCCATTCAGGGGACGATCAAAATCGGCTCCGCCTGCCTTGTGGGCAGCTAAAAAATACGGCCGGCAGCTCCGGAGGATGAGCGACGAGTTTGACATCCTGCTTGACAAAGGG GAGATGAAAAAAGTAAGAAGCCCTGGGCCAGCCAAACAGATGCACCACTCCAAGAGTTGGTGGAGCTACCTCTTCAGCCAccaggagacagagggagagaacaaCCACCACGAAAACCACACCCACCGCAATGAGTAA
- the badb gene encoding BCL2 associated agonist of cell death b isoform X2, with translation MAAKFTISDSESGSEEEVKEEENDQSSAVEEPHVPQRHSLTLPELRLAGTGRIRLNSESHAYTVSRDEELQARGEEEAGTPTEGAPFRGRSKSAPPALWAAKKYGRQLRRMSDEFDILLDKGEMKKVRSPGPAKQMHHSKSWWSYLFSHQETEGENNHHENHTHRNE, from the exons ATGGCTGCGAAGTTCACTATTTCAGACAGTGAGTCCGGGTCAGAAGAGGAGgtaaaagaggaagagaacgACCAATCATCAGCTGTGGAAGAGCCGCATGTTCCCCAACGACACAGCTTAACCCTACCAGAGCTCAGACTGGCAG GGACTGGTCGGATCAGGTTGAACTCAGAGTCCCACGCTTACACCGTCTCCAGGGACGAAGAGCTCCAGGCCAGGGGGGAAGAAGAGGCTGGCACCCCCACGGAAGGAGCGCCATTCAGGGGACGATCAAAATCGGCTCCGCCTGCCTTGTGGGCAGCTAAAAAATACGGCCGGCAGCTCCGGAGGATGAGCGACGAGTTTGACATCCTGCTTGACAAAGGG GAGATGAAAAAAGTAAGAAGCCCTGGGCCAGCCAAACAGATGCACCACTCCAAGAGTTGGTGGAGCTACCTCTTCAGCCAccaggagacagagggagagaacaaCCACCACGAAAACCACACCCACCGCAATGAGTAA